The Streptomyces laurentii genome contains a region encoding:
- a CDS encoding D-methionine ABC transporter, ATP-binding protein (ABC transporter signature motif;~ABC-type dipeptide/oligopeptide/nickel transport system, ATPase component [Aminoacid transport and metabolism / Inorganic ion transportand metabolism]; COG0444;~ATP binding site [chemical binding];~D-loop;~D-methionine ABC transporter, ATP-binding protein [Streptomyces sp. C];~H-loop/switch region;~Oligopeptide/dipeptide transporter, C-terminal region; cl07097;~Q-loop/lid;~The ABC transporter subfamily specific for the transport of dipeptides, oligopeptides (OppD), and nickel (NikDE). The NikABCDE system of E. coli belongs to this family and is composed of the periplasmic binding protein NikA, two integral membrane...; cd03257;~Walker A/P-loop;~Walker B;~identified by MetaGeneAnnotator; putative): protein MKRVKEQREQNDAAPVPAGDTPPALAGDSPPVLEIDGLGIRLPGDRAGRPILDGVGLRVRPGESVGLVGESGSGKSVACRSVLGLLPAGARTSGEVRVAGRDVLTMSRPELAGLRARQVAMVFQDPRASVNPLRRVGDFLTEGLRASGTPAAAADARALDLLDAVGIRDPRGALRRRPHEFSGGMLQRVVIAAALAAEPALIVADEPTTALDVTTQAEIVALLARLRAERGTGLLFVTHDLELAATVCDRVYVMYAGRIVETRGTDELFDRPRHPYTAGLLACTPSVEAGAPPPRPIPGRPVSLAEAPPGCAFAARCAHAVPRCSEEKPALTRHGDGLAACHRADEGIMS, encoded by the coding sequence GTGAAACGAGTGAAGGAACAGCGGGAACAGAACGACGCGGCTCCGGTCCCGGCCGGCGACACGCCTCCGGCCCTGGCCGGAGACAGTCCTCCGGTCCTGGAGATCGACGGGCTCGGGATCCGGCTGCCCGGCGACCGGGCCGGGCGGCCGATCCTCGACGGTGTCGGCCTGCGGGTTCGCCCCGGGGAGAGTGTCGGACTCGTCGGCGAGTCCGGCTCCGGGAAGTCGGTGGCGTGCCGCAGCGTCCTCGGGCTGCTGCCCGCGGGCGCACGCACCAGCGGCGAGGTCCGGGTCGCCGGCCGGGACGTGCTCACCATGAGCCGTCCGGAGCTGGCCGGGCTGCGGGCCCGGCAGGTCGCGATGGTCTTCCAGGACCCGCGCGCCTCCGTGAACCCGCTGCGCCGCGTCGGCGACTTCCTCACCGAAGGGCTGCGCGCGTCGGGAACCCCGGCCGCCGCGGCGGACGCGCGGGCCCTGGATCTCCTCGACGCGGTCGGCATCCGCGACCCGCGCGGCGCCCTCCGCCGCCGTCCGCACGAGTTCTCCGGCGGCATGCTCCAGCGGGTGGTCATCGCCGCGGCCCTCGCGGCCGAACCCGCGCTGATCGTCGCCGACGAGCCGACCACCGCCCTGGACGTCACGACCCAGGCGGAGATCGTCGCACTCCTCGCCCGGCTCCGGGCCGAGCGCGGCACGGGCCTGCTCTTCGTCACCCACGACCTCGAACTGGCCGCCACCGTCTGTGACCGGGTGTACGTGATGTACGCCGGCCGGATCGTGGAGACGCGCGGTACCGACGAGCTGTTCGACCGGCCGCGGCACCCGTACACCGCGGGGCTGCTCGCCTGCACGCCGAGCGTCGAAGCGGGCGCGCCCCCGCCCCGCCCCATCCCCGGGCGCCCCGTCTCCCTGGCCGAAGCGCCGCCGGGCTGCGCCTTCGCCGCGCGCTGCGCCCACGCGGTACCGCGCTGCTCCGAGGAGAAGCCCGCACTCACCCGGCACGGCGACGGACTCGCCGCCTGCCACCGCGCCGACGAAGGGATCATGTCGTGA
- a CDS encoding hypothetical protein (Evidence 3 : Function proposed based on presence of conserved amino acid motif, structural feature or limited homology;~Predicted transcriptional regulator [Transcription];~Transcriptional regulator; pfam02082;~identified by MetaGeneAnnotator; putative;~transcriptional regulator [Streptomyces cattleya NRRL 8057 = DSM46488]) has protein sequence MSVSSRSAVAIHALTMLGRWHGHSLTSAEIAESLASNPVLVRRILGSLRDAGLVSSTEGRNGGWSLSRPAREITLNDAYTAVETGPVLSRHPHPPSAACEVGRHMQRLLEVEFREAEQAMKERLNRTTIAFLVGQIPTGGHEA, from the coding sequence GTGAGCGTGAGCAGCAGGAGTGCGGTCGCGATTCACGCACTCACCATGCTGGGACGCTGGCACGGTCACTCGCTGACCTCCGCCGAGATAGCAGAGAGTTTGGCGAGCAATCCGGTGCTCGTACGGCGGATCCTCGGCAGCTTGCGAGATGCGGGGCTCGTCTCGTCCACCGAGGGGCGCAACGGAGGCTGGTCACTCTCCCGCCCCGCCCGCGAGATCACGCTCAACGACGCCTACACGGCCGTCGAGACGGGCCCGGTCCTCTCCCGGCACCCTCACCCGCCAAGCGCCGCATGCGAGGTAGGGCGCCATATGCAGCGCCTGCTCGAAGTGGAATTCCGGGAGGCCGAGCAGGCCATGAAGGAGCGGCTCAACCGGACGACGATCGCCTTCCTCGTCGGACAGATCCCGACTGGTGGGCACGAAGCGTGA
- a CDS encoding novD protein (NovD [Streptomyces albus J1074];~Uncharacterized protein family UPF0047; cl00439;~identified by MetaGeneAnnotator; putative) has product MAFDTTILTLTTGSRETVTDLTRHCEDFLATTARGRDGLLHLFVPHATAGLAILETGSGSDADLLAALNHLLPADDRWQHRHGSPGHGRDHVLPALIPPHATAPVLAGRLELGTWQSICLVDTNVDNPERQVRLSFLS; this is encoded by the coding sequence ATGGCCTTCGACACCACGATCCTCACCCTCACCACCGGCTCGCGGGAGACCGTCACCGACCTCACCCGCCACTGCGAGGACTTCCTCGCGACCACCGCCCGCGGCCGCGACGGCCTGCTCCACCTCTTCGTCCCCCACGCCACGGCGGGCCTCGCCATCCTGGAGACCGGCTCGGGCAGCGACGCCGACCTCCTCGCCGCCCTCAACCACCTGCTCCCGGCCGACGACCGCTGGCAGCACCGCCACGGCTCCCCGGGCCACGGCCGCGACCACGTCCTCCCGGCCCTGATCCCCCCACACGCCACGGCCCCGGTCCTCGCGGGCCGCCTGGAACTCGGCACCTGGCAGTCGATCTGCCTGGTGGACACGAACGTCGACAACCCGGAACGTCAGGTGCGGCTGAGCTTCCTGAGCTGA
- a CDS encoding resolvase, N domain-containing protein (identified by MetaGeneAnnotator; putative;~sequence version:1) — protein sequence MEAWGARMELRTIQRRNRDATPADPLAVEGVVAGLMGSGRLTRSTAR from the coding sequence ATGGAAGCGTGGGGCGCGCGGATGGAGTTGCGTACCATTCAGCGGCGCAACCGCGACGCCACCCCCGCGGATCCGCTGGCAGTCGAAGGGGTGGTAGCGGGGCTCATGGGTTCGGGACGGCTCACGCGTTCCACAGCTCGGTGA
- a CDS encoding ABC transporter (ABC transporter [Conexibacter woesei DSM14684];~ABC transporter signature motif;~ABC-type dipeptide/oligopeptide/nickel transport system, ATPase component [Aminoacid transport and metabolism / Inorganic ion transportand metabolism]; COG1124;~ATP binding site [chemical binding];~ATP-binding cassette domain of nickel/oligopeptides specific transporters; cd03257;~D-loop;~H-loop/switch region;~Oligopeptide/dipeptide transporter, C-terminal region; cl07097;~PFAM: ABC transporter; SMART: ATPase AAA; KEGG: sme:SMa1434 ABC transporter ATP-binding protein;~Q-loop/lid;~Walker A/P-loop;~Walker B;~identified by MetaGeneAnnotator; putative) — protein sequence MTASAKEGPVVEGLVVEGLRKRYGDHTAVDGVSFSLAPGASLAIVGESGSGKTTTVRMLVGLEHPDGGTVRLDGRDRSARPRRRAERLARAREIQMVFQDPYLSLDPRVTVSGCLDEVLRLHTDLDAAGRGFRAAQLLDQVGLGTREAASLPRDLSGGQRQRVAIARALAVEPRVLVLDEAVAALDVSIQAQILELLRRIRGASGIGYLFVTHDLAVVRHIADEVLVLKSGHVVETGPAARVLEAPEHPYTRLLLASVPRRGRFPAGR from the coding sequence GTGACCGCCTCAGCGAAGGAGGGGCCGGTCGTCGAGGGCCTGGTCGTCGAGGGCCTGCGGAAGCGGTACGGGGACCACACGGCGGTCGACGGCGTGTCCTTCTCCCTGGCACCCGGGGCCTCCCTCGCGATCGTCGGGGAGTCCGGCAGCGGCAAGACCACCACGGTCAGGATGCTCGTCGGTCTGGAGCACCCGGACGGCGGGACCGTCCGCTTGGACGGCCGGGACCGCTCCGCGCGGCCCCGGCGGCGGGCGGAACGGCTGGCCAGGGCCCGGGAGATCCAGATGGTCTTCCAGGATCCGTACCTCTCGCTCGATCCCCGGGTGACCGTCTCCGGATGCCTGGACGAGGTGCTGCGCCTCCACACGGATCTCGACGCGGCCGGCCGCGGGTTCCGGGCCGCCCAGCTCTTGGACCAGGTCGGCCTCGGCACACGCGAGGCGGCCTCCCTCCCCCGCGACCTCTCGGGCGGGCAGCGACAGCGCGTGGCGATCGCCCGTGCCCTGGCCGTGGAGCCCAGGGTCCTCGTCCTCGACGAAGCCGTCGCCGCGCTCGACGTCTCGATCCAGGCGCAGATACTCGAGCTCCTCCGCCGGATCCGCGGCGCGTCGGGGATCGGCTACCTGTTCGTCACGCACGACCTGGCGGTGGTCCGGCACATCGCCGACGAGGTCCTGGTACTCAAGTCCGGTCACGTCGTGGAGACGGGCCCCGCCGCACGGGTCCTGGAGGCCCCGGAACATCCGTACACCCGGCTCCTGCTGGCCTCGGTTCCCCGGCGCGGGCGGTTCCCCGCGGGCCGCTGA
- a CDS encoding nickel ABC transporter, permease subunit nikC (ABC-ATPase subunit interface;~Transmembrane subunit (TM) foundin Periplasmic Binding Protein (PBP)-dependent ATP-Binding Cassette (ABC) transporters which generally bind type 2 PBPs. These types of transporters consist of a PBP, two TMs, and two cytoplasmic ABC ATPase subunits, and...; cd06261;~conserved gate region;~dimer interface [polypeptide binding];~identified by MetaGeneAnnotator; putative;~nickel ABC transporter, permease subunit NikC [Streptomyces sp. C];~nickel ABC transporter, permease subunit NikC; TIGR02790;~putative PBP binding loops), with protein MTTTAPPEPAVLRRRPGLGSLRLFSQGPLFTASVALLAALLLIAVLAPVLAPYDPESLDLSASLAGTTGEHLLGTDQSGRDILSRLMYGARTGLLGPLLVVGVSTLLGTLLGVVAAWRGGWADAILSRSMDMVFAIPGLLLAILLVSVVGSGMTAPVIAMAVAYTPYVGRLVRGIARQEKTRPYIESYRVQGWSGWNVCLRHLLPNIASGVFAQSSMNFGYALMDLAALSYLGFGVQPPTADWGAMINEGQAAVQQGAMLPALAPSACIVLTVVAFGIVGEGLADRIARRKR; from the coding sequence ATGACCACCACCGCACCTCCGGAGCCCGCCGTCCTGCGCCGCAGGCCCGGGCTCGGCTCCCTGCGCCTCTTCTCCCAGGGGCCGTTGTTCACCGCTTCGGTCGCGCTGCTCGCCGCTCTCCTCCTGATCGCGGTGCTCGCCCCGGTCCTCGCGCCGTACGACCCCGAGTCCCTCGACCTGTCGGCAAGCCTGGCCGGGACCACCGGCGAACACCTCCTCGGCACCGACCAGTCCGGGCGGGACATCCTGTCGCGGCTGATGTACGGGGCCCGCACCGGACTGCTCGGCCCGCTGCTCGTCGTCGGCGTCTCCACCCTGCTCGGCACCCTGCTCGGCGTGGTCGCGGCCTGGCGAGGCGGCTGGGCGGACGCGATCCTGTCCCGCTCCATGGACATGGTCTTCGCGATCCCGGGCCTGCTGCTCGCGATCCTGCTCGTCTCCGTCGTCGGCTCCGGAATGACCGCGCCGGTGATCGCCATGGCCGTCGCCTACACGCCGTACGTGGGACGCCTGGTGCGCGGCATCGCGCGCCAGGAGAAGACCCGCCCGTACATCGAGTCCTACCGGGTCCAGGGCTGGTCCGGCTGGAACGTCTGCCTGCGCCACCTGCTGCCCAACATCGCCTCCGGCGTCTTCGCCCAGTCCTCCATGAACTTCGGCTACGCGTTGATGGACCTGGCGGCGCTCTCCTACCTCGGCTTCGGCGTGCAGCCGCCGACAGCCGACTGGGGCGCCATGATCAACGAGGGTCAGGCGGCCGTCCAACAGGGGGCGATGCTGCCCGCCCTCGCGCCTTCCGCGTGCATCGTGCTCACCGTGGTGGCGTTCGGCATCGTCGGCGAGGGCCTCGCCGACCGGATCGCGAGGCGGAAGCGGTGA
- a CDS encoding GTP cyclohydrolase 1 type 2 (identified by MetaGeneAnnotator; putative;~sequence version:1), with product MIDLYTIGSQHPGTDPTWTTIDIQGTVKNQPITPARKLAGLTYKPATQLYYTVAPTNPQGPLLCSISTAGALEILGPTGQNMTGGIAYHGADDCFYALSNEFDGSVKLYRITMSGQASELFTIALGVAVGLTYVQATDTFYALITQDNFTWFYSIKTSSTVTKLFGAGLRVFGGLCHSPSENLFYFVANEEDGFSYLWTLALSGSVVKRMGLGYNFDHAGISMSPWFGGSMNIKSPLEGERFVSGETTSLDANILNATGPSWNSDGIAWQSSIDGVLGTGSPTVTLSPGTHVITASKERLTQSVTVRVFADLGALYQAPPSPAEIGRVLGDFTFYWVDGTSGDPTQRWDSYPGFPFDQTSPNPSRTAVIAKLDVLRHQRFSQPLPYGTAATAYEQVRLHTHTVRVSLDTALNEAGGGVINLNRTFTTWWNNPSTPTVAAPYVHSLYLFNHESRHNEPGDPGHTTCTAWTGAPGINNGMDATFEPGSGYARAALYVMWVYKYARYDSPAMSTEAKNIMPAFKDRFCTHPTSSNPLVRALLTELWNA from the coding sequence ATGATCGACCTGTACACGATCGGCTCCCAGCACCCGGGTACCGATCCCACCTGGACCACCATCGACATCCAGGGCACGGTGAAGAACCAGCCCATCACCCCGGCGCGAAAGTTGGCGGGGCTGACGTACAAACCGGCGACGCAGCTCTACTACACCGTGGCGCCGACCAATCCCCAGGGCCCGCTCCTCTGCAGCATCAGCACGGCCGGAGCGCTGGAGATCCTGGGCCCGACCGGCCAGAACATGACCGGCGGGATCGCCTACCACGGCGCGGACGACTGCTTCTACGCGCTCTCGAACGAGTTCGACGGATCCGTCAAGCTCTACCGCATCACCATGAGCGGCCAGGCCAGCGAACTGTTCACGATCGCCCTCGGCGTGGCCGTCGGCCTGACCTACGTGCAGGCGACTGACACCTTCTACGCGCTGATCACGCAGGACAACTTCACCTGGTTCTACTCCATCAAGACGAGCAGCACCGTGACCAAGCTCTTCGGCGCCGGGTTGCGCGTGTTCGGCGGGCTGTGCCACTCGCCGTCGGAGAACCTCTTCTACTTCGTGGCGAACGAGGAAGACGGTTTCTCCTACCTGTGGACGCTCGCGCTCAGCGGCAGCGTCGTGAAGCGAATGGGCCTCGGATACAACTTCGACCACGCCGGCATCAGCATGTCCCCGTGGTTCGGCGGGTCCATGAACATCAAGAGCCCGCTCGAAGGAGAGCGCTTCGTCAGCGGCGAGACCACCTCGCTCGACGCGAACATTCTCAACGCGACCGGGCCATCCTGGAACAGCGACGGCATCGCCTGGCAGTCGAGCATCGACGGCGTGCTCGGCACAGGCTCGCCGACCGTCACCCTGTCACCCGGTACGCATGTGATCACCGCTTCGAAGGAGCGCCTCACGCAGAGCGTCACCGTACGTGTGTTCGCTGACCTGGGGGCGCTGTACCAGGCGCCACCCTCGCCGGCGGAGATCGGCCGCGTGCTCGGAGACTTCACGTTCTACTGGGTGGACGGCACCTCCGGCGACCCGACCCAGCGGTGGGACTCGTATCCCGGTTTCCCCTTCGACCAGACCTCCCCGAACCCGTCGCGCACCGCCGTCATCGCCAAGCTCGACGTGCTACGCCACCAGCGGTTCTCCCAGCCGCTGCCCTACGGGACGGCCGCGACCGCCTACGAGCAGGTGCGGCTGCACACGCACACGGTCCGGGTCTCGCTGGACACCGCGCTCAACGAGGCCGGCGGCGGGGTGATCAACCTCAACCGCACGTTCACCACCTGGTGGAACAACCCGTCGACGCCTACCGTGGCCGCCCCGTACGTCCACTCGCTGTACCTGTTCAACCACGAGAGCCGGCACAACGAGCCGGGTGACCCCGGCCACACCACGTGCACCGCGTGGACGGGCGCTCCCGGCATCAACAACGGCATGGACGCGACATTCGAACCCGGCAGCGGCTACGCTCGCGCGGCGCTCTACGTCATGTGGGTCTACAAGTACGCGCGTTACGACTCCCCGGCGATGAGCACGGAGGCGAAGAACATCATGCCGGCGTTCAAGGACCGCTTCTGCACGCATCCCACGAGCTCGAACCCCCTCGTGCGGGCGCTGCTCACCGAGCTGTGGAACGCGTGA
- a CDS encoding nickel ABC transporter, permease subunit nikB (ABC-ATPase subunit interface;~ABC-type dipeptide/oligopeptide/nickel transport systems, permease components [Aminoacid transport and metabolism / Inorganic ion transportand metabolism]; COG0601;~Transmembrane subunit (TM) foundin Periplasmic Binding Protein (PBP)-dependent ATP-Binding Cassette (ABC) transporters which generally bind type 2 PBPs. These types of transporters consist of a PBP, two TMs, and two cytoplasmic ABC ATPase subunits, and...; cd06261;~conserved gate region;~dimer interface [polypeptide binding];~identified by MetaGeneAnnotator; putative;~nickel ABC transporter, permease subunit NikB [Streptomyces sp. C];~putative PBP binding loops), which translates to MTRFLAGRLLGLVAVLFVTSLVVFGSIHLAPGDPVSFLLHGRPATPEAVAALRTQYHLDDPLAVQYAKWLGGVLQGDFGVSAQFHQDVAALIGSRLPGTALLVGYAALLVAVVGVGSGILAALRPGPLDRTVLLGTGVATATPSFVTAIALVSLFSVQLGWFPGPGSTPTGFSERLYHLTLPAVALALTFAGLLARVTRSAMLDELGREHVEVARARGVAGRTVVRRHVLRNALGPVVTVGGTTLAGLLISTSIVETAFDIPGLGSLLVQSVTAKDFAVVQAITLLSVGAFVLVNLAVDLLAPLIDPRLSLHGEGSS; encoded by the coding sequence ATGACCCGTTTCCTCGCCGGACGGCTCCTCGGCCTGGTGGCGGTGCTGTTCGTGACCTCCCTCGTGGTCTTCGGCAGCATCCACCTGGCGCCTGGCGACCCGGTGTCGTTCCTGCTCCACGGCCGCCCCGCGACCCCCGAGGCCGTGGCGGCCCTGCGCACCCAGTACCACCTGGACGACCCGCTGGCCGTGCAGTACGCGAAGTGGCTCGGCGGCGTCCTCCAGGGCGACTTCGGCGTCTCCGCCCAGTTCCATCAGGACGTCGCCGCGCTCATCGGCTCCCGGCTCCCCGGCACGGCGCTGCTCGTCGGATACGCAGCGCTGCTCGTCGCCGTCGTCGGCGTGGGGTCCGGGATCCTCGCCGCCTTGCGGCCCGGCCCGCTGGACCGGACGGTCCTCCTCGGCACCGGCGTCGCCACGGCGACCCCCTCCTTCGTGACCGCCATCGCGCTCGTGTCGCTGTTCTCCGTCCAGCTGGGCTGGTTCCCGGGCCCCGGCAGCACACCCACCGGATTCTCCGAACGGCTGTACCACCTCACCCTGCCGGCCGTCGCCCTGGCGCTGACCTTCGCGGGCCTGCTCGCCCGGGTGACCCGCTCGGCGATGCTCGACGAACTCGGCCGGGAGCACGTGGAGGTGGCGCGGGCCCGAGGCGTCGCGGGGCGGACCGTGGTCCGCCGTCACGTGCTGCGCAACGCGCTCGGCCCGGTCGTCACCGTCGGCGGCACCACGCTCGCCGGACTCCTCATCAGCACCTCGATCGTCGAGACCGCCTTCGACATACCCGGCCTCGGCTCCCTGCTCGTGCAGTCGGTCACCGCCAAGGACTTCGCCGTGGTCCAGGCGATCACCCTGCTCAGCGTGGGCGCCTTCGTCCTCGTCAACCTCGCGGTCGACCTGCTCGCGCCCCTCATCGACCCCCGGCTGTCGCTCCACGGGGAAGGCTCCTCATGA
- a CDS encoding hypothetical protein (identified by MetaGeneAnnotator; putative;~sequence version:1), translated as MTPPSTTIERSSPGTSLLAVLMPAILATVTASDMVNLMLPNIKAEFGASEAELAWIVTGFLLMFSVGIPLYGRISDRVSLRRLFAFALLAYAAGNLICAISPNLLVLVAGRIVTGIGAAGIPVLSIIAVTKLLPTERRSVGIGVVSAGAGIGTAVGPALGGGLGQWLGWPSLFWLMFVIALLLLPAAWRVLPDERPTGVGRLDLPGGILLGIGAGLALFGMTRAQVSGFDTPIAWGSLLVAAAALVFFGWRTGRVEQPFVPPVLFSNRVYRTSVLVVFLAMIVNLGGLVFVPLVLVEVNGLTPGQGALVMIPAGVAVALLSPLIGRFADRVGTRPLVVSGIALMGLFSLSLSTFTGGPSVIPAGIGILGLSIGFILVMTTVIGAVAGQLTDEQSGVGLGILQGAQFLGAGTGPAVFGVLVSARQQSSAHAINPLFSGHHGPAYSDVFLAMGVVAALTLIVASRIRPTAAPAAAPAQGAGTVREADTVQ; from the coding sequence ATGACTCCCCCGTCGACGACGATCGAACGATCCAGCCCGGGAACGTCCCTGCTGGCGGTGCTGATGCCGGCGATTCTCGCCACGGTCACCGCCAGCGACATGGTCAATCTGATGCTCCCGAACATCAAGGCCGAGTTCGGAGCCTCCGAGGCGGAACTGGCCTGGATCGTCACCGGCTTCCTACTGATGTTCTCGGTCGGGATCCCCCTTTACGGCCGCATCTCGGACCGCGTGAGCCTGCGCCGCCTCTTCGCCTTCGCACTCCTGGCCTACGCCGCCGGGAACCTGATCTGCGCGATTTCGCCGAACTTACTCGTACTCGTGGCCGGGCGGATCGTGACGGGCATCGGCGCGGCCGGTATCCCTGTGCTCTCGATCATCGCCGTCACCAAGCTCCTTCCCACGGAGAGGCGCAGCGTCGGGATCGGCGTCGTCTCCGCGGGTGCGGGCATCGGCACCGCCGTCGGCCCCGCCCTCGGCGGCGGGCTCGGCCAATGGCTGGGCTGGCCCTCACTGTTCTGGCTTATGTTCGTGATCGCACTGCTGCTCCTCCCTGCCGCCTGGCGCGTCCTCCCCGACGAGCGGCCCACGGGCGTGGGACGGCTTGATCTGCCCGGCGGCATCCTCCTCGGCATCGGCGCTGGGCTGGCCCTGTTCGGCATGACCCGGGCGCAGGTCTCCGGCTTCGACACACCCATCGCCTGGGGCAGCCTCCTGGTCGCGGCCGCCGCGCTGGTGTTCTTCGGGTGGCGCACCGGCCGTGTCGAGCAGCCCTTCGTCCCGCCCGTGCTGTTCAGCAACCGCGTCTACCGGACCAGCGTCCTCGTCGTCTTCCTCGCCATGATCGTCAACCTCGGGGGCCTGGTCTTCGTCCCGCTGGTCCTCGTCGAGGTCAACGGCCTCACCCCGGGCCAGGGCGCCCTCGTCATGATCCCGGCCGGGGTCGCCGTCGCCTTGCTCTCACCACTGATCGGCCGCTTCGCCGACCGCGTCGGCACCCGCCCCCTGGTGGTCTCCGGGATCGCCCTGATGGGACTGTTCTCGCTGTCCCTGTCGACCTTCACCGGAGGCCCCTCGGTCATCCCCGCCGGGATCGGGATCCTCGGGCTCAGTATCGGCTTCATCCTCGTGATGACCACCGTCATCGGCGCCGTCGCGGGTCAACTTACCGACGAACAGTCGGGAGTCGGTCTCGGTATCCTCCAGGGTGCGCAGTTCCTCGGCGCCGGCACCGGCCCCGCAGTGTTCGGCGTACTGGTCTCCGCGCGACAGCAGAGCAGCGCGCACGCGATCAACCCGCTCTTCTCCGGCCATCACGGCCCCGCGTACTCCGACGTCTTCCTGGCCATGGGCGTGGTCGCCGCCCTCACCCTGATCGTCGCCTCCCGGATCCGTCCCACGGCTGCCCCCGCAGCCGCACCAGCGCAGGGGGCGGGCACGGTCCGGGAGGCGGACACCGTTCAGTAG